In Chthoniobacterales bacterium, the sequence GCCGGGCGGCGACTGGAAACTCTTCAAGGAACGGTTCCTCGCGAAGGAGGGACGAATCGTGGACGACGGCAACGGCGGCATCACGCACAGTGAAGGACAGGGCTACGGCATGCTGCTCGCGGTTGGGTTTCGCGATCGCGATGCCTTCGACCGCATCTGGGAGTGGACGTCCACCCATCTCAAGCGCAAGGACGACGCCCTGTTCAGTTGGAAATGGGTGCCGGAGGACGGCGGCAAGGTCGGCGATCCCAACAACGCGTCCGACGGCGACCTGCTGATCGCGTGGGCGCTCGTCCGCGCCTTCGACGAGTGGAAGGACTTCAAATACCAGCGCGCCGCGGCCCAGATCGTCGCCGCGATCTTCGAGAAGGCGACCGTGCCGACTTATCTCGGCCTTCAGCTGCTTCCCGGCGTCGATGGCTTCAAAAAACCGGAAGGCGTCGTTACGAATCCCTCCTACGAGGTCTTCCCGGCCTTCACGGAACTTGCCATCGCGATTCCCTCGCCGAAATGGAAGGAACTGGCGGCCGGCGGCAATGCGCTTGTGCAAACGGCCCAGTTCAGCCGGTGGAAACTGTCGCCGGACTGGGTGCTCGTCGCCGCGAACTGGGTGGAACTTGCCCCCGGGCACGATCCCGTCTTTGGCTACAATGCGATCCGCGTTCCCCTGCACGTCGCCTGGGATAATCCCTCCTCTCCGGCCCTCGTGCCCTTCGACAAATTTTGGTCGGGGCTCCCGTCTGGCACGCCAATGCCCGGATTCGTTGATTTGCAGACGGATGCTTTCGGTCCCTATCCGGCTCTTCCCGGCATGCAGGCAGTGCAGCAATTCGCCCACGCCTGCGTCACCAAGGCGAAAATCACGGTGCGGGATATCCCCCGGCTTCAGAAGGATGAGGTCTATTTCTCCGCGAGTTTGAAACTCCTGACGAAACTCGCGATCCGAGACTGTTTCGGTCCAAAAAGAAATTGACTTCCCGGTGCGTAAAATCCGATTCCTCTGCAACTTGTTTTACCGCGCCTCTTCTTTAAATCTGGCCTTGGCTGGCGTTTCCCTGGTTCTGATTGGGACGCTTCCGCTGGCATTTTCCCAGCAAGCCGGTGATGCCACGCCCGAGGCGGTGTCGCCGACCGTTGGCGCGATTCCCTCGCCCTCCACGGCCCCTGGCAATACTCCGGAGCCGGACTCTCTTTTCGTTCCAATCGTGCCCGGAGGCACACCGAAGCCCACGATTCCGCCGAACGCCGAGCAGAAGCCCTTTGCGCCCTCGGATATTCCCGCGCCCGCCATCCAGGCTACGCCGGAAACCGTTGATACCGTGGATGACAGCGACCCTTCGAACGGAGCTGGCCTAGAGATGCCGTCCATCTCGCTGCGAGCCACCCCGGCACCCACGCCTCGCGTGACCCTCGCCCCGCGGACAATGGCCACCCCGGCGAAGACGTCTTCGGTGGAGCTTCCGGAGCCCGAGAGCACGGGCAGCACCACCGCTGCTGACATCCCCGACGACGAGGTGCCTACGCCGACTCCCGCCCGCACCTCCGTGCGAAAAACGACCACCAGCAAGCCAGCCGCCACGCCCGCCCCGCGCCGGCGCCAGTCGACGGCCGTCAGCGAAGCGGTGAGCGGTGAGCGCCTCTCTCAGATGATGACCCGGGCCCGTCTGAATCGCGATGCGCGGCAGGCGACTGCCGTGGGCTGGGCGGAATTCCAGCGCAAGGATTACGAGTCCGCTGCGATGTGGTTCGAGCAGGCGATTTCCTGGGACACGAGCTTCGGCGAGGCCTACTACGGCCTCGCGCTCACGAAGTTCACGACCGGCGACACCACGCAGGCCGAGGCGATCGCCGGCTACCGGACGAATTCCTACCCGAAGATGCGCACGCTTCTCGGCGACATCCTCGTGCGCCGCGCGATGGAAAATTACGAGGCGAAGCAATATGCCCAGACGATCGAGGCGCTCAACAAGGCCTCGAACTACCGCACGCTTAGCCGCAACGAGAACATCATTCGCGGCTGGTCCTATTACTACCTGCGCGATTATCAGAGCGCGGCCAACATTTTCGAGCGCCTCTACCGCACCCGGCCCGACAAGCCCAGCGCGGAAGGTCTCTACGCGGCACTCTCGCGGATGAAGGACTGGAAGCGGCTCGAGCGCGTCGCCGGCGAGGTGCCCGGTCCGCTCAATCACATCTACATGACCTACGACACGGAGCAGTATTACAAATCCGGTCTGTTCGTCGCGGCCTACGATTCGAATCCCAAGGCTTATCCGGCTCTCGCGAACATCGATTCGCCCTCTGCGGCGATCGGTTTCGAATACGCCAGCAAGTCGGGCCAGGAAGGGGAATCCAAGCTCGTCACCGCGCGTGCGCCGGTCGGTCAGGTCAAGTTTTCGCCCGCGAATCGCGTGACGATCACGGCGGAGGTCGCCCGCCTCATCCTGAAATCCGGCTCGCCCTCTGACGGCGCCCTCATCGGCACCCCGCCCGAGGAGTTTCAGCCCTTCAACCAGGACATCAACACCAGTTACAACGACCTCTACGAGCTGAAGGCCCGCATCGAATATCAGGACTGGCTCAGCCCGTATCTCGAAATTGGCAGCACGCCGCTCAATGCCGACCTGTCGGCCCGCGTGATCGGCAAGGCCGGTGTGCAATACCGCCATGCGCAGGGTTACGTGCAGGCCGAGTTCTACTCGCAGCCGATTCGCGAGTCGGTGCTGAGTTACGTCGGTCTCGAGGATCCCTACGTCGACGGCCGCGCCTGGGGCCGCGTGCAGGAGACGGGAGGGTCGTTGCAGGTCTTCCAGGGGCTCGGCAACGACATCACGGCCTTTGCCAAGGGTAGCTACGGGGTGATCACCGGCACGAACACCTACAAGAACGATCACCTCTCGCTCATCGGGTCCATCTCGAAACTCTTCAAGCCCGAGGGCTTCGAATACATCACCGTCGGCCCTGCCGTTTCCTACGAGCAGTTCAATAACAACCAGAACCAGTTCACCTACGGCAACGGCGGCTACTTCTCGCCGCAATACATCATCCAGGGCATCATCGAGGCCCAGGCCCTCACGACGGAAGGCCAGAGCTGGCTTGCGCAGGGCTCCATCGGCGCGGGTGGCCAGCAGAACAAGCAGGACGCCTCGCCCTACTTCCCGCTCGATCCGGATGGTCGCGAATTCCCCGGCACGACGTCCTCCACCGGCATCTTCCTCGTGAAGGCGGACGGCGGTGTCCTGCTCACGCCGGAATTCATGGTTGGCGCCAAGCTTTCCTACGCCATCACGGCCGATTACAACGAAGGCTTCGCGGCGATTTACGTTCGCTACTTCTTCGAGCCGCGCGTGGGCTTGTTCCGCTCCGACCTCGACTTCAGCTACTGGTAGCCGAGCAGGGCTCGCCGGAGAGCCGCACCCGACCGCACCTTGGATTCCACACCTCGCTCCGACTCCGATCGATCCGTCCTCAAGCCGGCCGTCTTTCTCGATCGTGACGGCACCCTCATGGACGAGGTCAATTTCTGTCGCGATCCCGCGGATGTGCGCGCGATCCCCGGCGCGGCGAAGCGACTGGCTCGCCTGCGTGAGTTCGGCTGGGCGATCGTCGTCATTACGAACCAGAGCGGCATCGGTCGCGGAATCATCTCCCTCGAGCAATACGAAGCCGTTCACGCCGAGTTGCTGCGTCAGCTCAACAATCAGGTCGACGCGGCCTATTTCGCGCCGGACGTCCCGCCGAACATCACGCCGCGCCGCAAGCCCGGCATTGGCATGGTCGAGGAAGCCGTCCGCGATCTTGGGTTGGATCTGACCCGTGCCTATTTCATCGGCGACAAGAAGATCGACGTCGAATGCGGGCACAATGCCGGGATGCCGTCGTTCCTCGTCCGCACCGGCTACGGACGCGAGATCGTCGACAGTGGCGCCGATCATGAGGTGGACAGCGTCGTCGACGCGCTCGACTGGATCATCGCCGCGGCCGAGGCGCAGGGCTGAGAACATCATGTCTGCCGTTGCCATTATTCCCGCCCGCTGGGGTTCCACGCGCTTCCCCGGCAAGCCGCTGGCCCTGCTGGCCGGCAAGCCGCTCGTGCAGCACGTCTGGGAGCGCTGCCTCCGAGCGAAGAAGCTGCGTCGCGTAATCGTGGCGACGGACGACCTGCGCATTGCCGAGGCCGCCTTCGAGTTTGGCGCCGAGGTCGCCCTCACGTCGCCGGAGCACCCCACGGGTTCCGATCGACTGGCGGAAGTCGCCGCCAGCCTTCGCGGCGTCAGTCGCATCATCAATGTCCAGGGCGACGAGCCGCTCATCGAGCCGAAGCTGATCGATCGGCTCGTGACCGAGCTGAAGGAGAATCCTGACGCTGGCATGGTGACCGCCGCGACGCCGTTTCTCGATGCAAGCGCAGCCACGGATCCGAATTGTGTGAAGGTCGTCGCCGATCGTCTCGGCAACGCGCTCTATTTTTCGCGCAGCCTCATCCCGTTCGATCGCGACGGAAGCGGCGCGGTCGTGCCTCTGCATCACCTTGGGATTTACGGCTACCGGCGAAACTTTCTTCTCGAGTATGTGAAGTGGAAGCCCACGCCGCTCGAGCAGTCGGAGAAACTCGAGCAGCTTCGCGCCCTCGAAATGGGCGCGCGCATCCGCCTCGTCGAAACAAAGCATCGCAGCATCGGCGTCGACACGCCCGAGGATCTCGCCGCGGCCGAGCAGGAGCTCGGCGCTTGCTAGTTACTTCGAGCGCACCTCGACCGGCGTGCCGCCCTTGATGCGCTGGGCGAGAATCCAGGCGTCCCAGTTCGCCGTGCGAATGCAACCGTGGCTCTGGTTGCGCCCGATTTGATCCGGACTCGGGGTGCCGTGGATGCCGCGGCTGGGGATGTTGATCGCGAGCCAAACGATGCCGACGGGATTGTTCGGGCCGGGCGGCAGATTATAGGCGGTGTCGCTGCGCTTGCCGGTCTCGAGGACGGATTTATCCCAGCGGAAATAGGGGAGCAGCGTATTCGACGTGATCTTGTAATTGCCGTCCGGCACCGGTTGCTCGGGCGAGCCTGGCGTGCACGGGAAACAGCCGACGAGCTTGTCGTCCTCGTAGAGCTCGATCAACCGCGGCTCGCGGAGCAGCACGAGACGGCGCTTGGGCTCGTAGGCGGGTGCGGGTGTGGGAGAAGCATCCGCCGAGGCGCCGTCGGTTTTGGCCTGTTTGCGCGCCTTCGCCTCGGCATTGCGGTGCTTCTCGAGATCGGCCACGGCCTGCATGTCGAATGGCTCGACGTCCGGAACGCGGAGCACGGTTCCGACGACCGGAGGTTCCTTCAACGAAGGATTCAATTCCTGCAGAAAATCGAGGTCGGTATGGAATTTTTCGGCGATCGCTTCCCACGAGTCGCCGTAACTCATGCGCTTGAGTTTTTCCTGCTCTTGCGGGGTCGAGGCCATTTTCCCCACCCAGCTCAGGTCCGCCTCGGTGACGGTGTATTCGCGATAGGGCTCGGCGACGCTGCTGAGATCAAGGCGCGTGCCGGGCTCCATTCTGTAGGCCTGGTTGTAGCGGTCGGCGGCCTTCTGGGTGAATTCGCCGCCGAGTCCGTCGATCTTCCCGGGGCGGAAATACGCGCGATCGAGCACGATCTGGACCTTGACCATCTCCTTCCGCTCGGGATCATCCGGATTCTGCTGGGCCAGCTGGGCGACGGGCCGGGCATCCCGCGGGGATTGGGCGTGAAGCGCGAGCGGCAGGAAGGCGACGGCGAAGAGGAACGAGCGGGGCGACATGGCGAAGGAATAGATTCCCATGCCGCGGGCAAAAGACAAGGCGTGGCCGGGTGGGCGGGGAACTGTATTTCTCGTTTGCGCTGGCGCGGGCTTCGTGTGAAATAGTCGCGCGGGCAGGGTGGGATCAGGACTGTCGAATTGAAGTTGTTGGAGCGTTTTGGACCCGCTTCGCAGCGGCTTTCGCGCTCCAGATCGGCAGTCTTTCCTCACCACACTCATTTCTTTTTATCAGCGACGGATTTTACAGTTGGGAAGAGAGATCGCGGCGGAAGCGCCCGCGGTTTTATCTGCGTTGGTGGTTCTGGGGGCCAATCGCGGTGCTCGCGCTGGGGCTTTTCGCCGGATTCATCGCGTTCCAGATCCTGAAGTCCAGCTACCAGCACAAGGCCGAGGAGTTCAACCTCGCTGACGTCGAGAAGATGGAGTCGGCGACGCTCGTCTACGATCGCAATGGCGAGCTGGTTGGAAAGTTCTTCCTGCAGAATCGCATCCCGGTGCCGGCGGACCAGATATCTTCGATGATGACGAAGGCTGTCGTCGCGGCGGAGGACAATCGCTTCTACGAGCACGATGGCGTCGATTATTGGGGCATCATCCGCGCGGCGATCGTGAATTACCGGTCCGGCCGGAAGAAGCAGGGCGCCAGCACCGTGACGCAGCAGCTCGCACGTAATTCGTTCGACCTTCACGAGAAGACCTACCAGCGCAAGATCATCGAGATGTTCCTCTCGAACCGCATCGAGAAGAATTTTTCGAAGGAGCAGATCATGACGCTGTATCTGAATCGCGTCTATTTCGGCTCGGGCCTCTACGGAGTCGAGGCGGCCGCCCGCGGGTATTTCGGCGTGCCGGCGAAAAACCTCACCGTCGGCCAGTGCGCGACGCTCGCGAGTCTGCTCAAGAACCCGAATCGTCTCTCGCCCTGGAACAATCCCGAAGGCGCGACCGCCTCGCGGAATTTCGTGCTCGGTCGCATGCAGGACATGGGTTTCATCAGCTCCGCGGAAGCAAAGGCCGAGCAGGAGATGGTGATGATCACCAGCCGCCGCACGAATCCGCACAAGGTTTCCTACGCCGTCGATTATGTCCGCCAGCAGGCGATCGCCGAGCTCGGTTACGACCGCGTGATGAATGGCGGGTTCAGGATCTACTCGACGCTCGATCTCAAGATGCAGCGCGCTGCCGAGGCGACGTTGCGCGCGCAGCTCAACGCGATCGAGAAGGTGCCGGACTACGCGCACGAGACCTACGAGCAGTTTGTCGGGAAATTCAAACCCTACGACGACGTTTTGCGCACCGGCGGATTCCCGTCCGGCGCGGTCCCGACGCCGAGGTATCTGCAGGGCGCGGTGATCGCCTACGACAACGCGACCGGCGGCATTCTCACGCTCGTCGGCGGGCGCGAGTTCAAGCACAGCGAATATAACC encodes:
- a CDS encoding glycosyl hydrolase family 8, translating into MKRRRSTLPHRRALSKPGGTPIWCERRTAIGFGVAALVALLLWLFLPGDPYALPGGDWKLFKERFLAKEGRIVDDGNGGITHSEGQGYGMLLAVGFRDRDAFDRIWEWTSTHLKRKDDALFSWKWVPEDGGKVGDPNNASDGDLLIAWALVRAFDEWKDFKYQRAAAQIVAAIFEKATVPTYLGLQLLPGVDGFKKPEGVVTNPSYEVFPAFTELAIAIPSPKWKELAAGGNALVQTAQFSRWKLSPDWVLVAANWVELAPGHDPVFGYNAIRVPLHVAWDNPSSPALVPFDKFWSGLPSGTPMPGFVDLQTDAFGPYPALPGMQAVQQFAHACVTKAKITVRDIPRLQKDEVYFSASLKLLTKLAIRDCFGPKRN
- a CDS encoding cellulose synthase subunit BcsC-related outer membrane protein, which codes for MPGGTPKPTIPPNAEQKPFAPSDIPAPAIQATPETVDTVDDSDPSNGAGLEMPSISLRATPAPTPRVTLAPRTMATPAKTSSVELPEPESTGSTTAADIPDDEVPTPTPARTSVRKTTTSKPAATPAPRRRQSTAVSEAVSGERLSQMMTRARLNRDARQATAVGWAEFQRKDYESAAMWFEQAISWDTSFGEAYYGLALTKFTTGDTTQAEAIAGYRTNSYPKMRTLLGDILVRRAMENYEAKQYAQTIEALNKASNYRTLSRNENIIRGWSYYYLRDYQSAANIFERLYRTRPDKPSAEGLYAALSRMKDWKRLERVAGEVPGPLNHIYMTYDTEQYYKSGLFVAAYDSNPKAYPALANIDSPSAAIGFEYASKSGQEGESKLVTARAPVGQVKFSPANRVTITAEVARLILKSGSPSDGALIGTPPEEFQPFNQDINTSYNDLYELKARIEYQDWLSPYLEIGSTPLNADLSARVIGKAGVQYRHAQGYVQAEFYSQPIRESVLSYVGLEDPYVDGRAWGRVQETGGSLQVFQGLGNDITAFAKGSYGVITGTNTYKNDHLSLIGSISKLFKPEGFEYITVGPAVSYEQFNNNQNQFTYGNGGYFSPQYIIQGIIEAQALTTEGQSWLAQGSIGAGGQQNKQDASPYFPLDPDGREFPGTTSSTGIFLVKADGGVLLTPEFMVGAKLSYAITADYNEGFAAIYVRYFFEPRVGLFRSDLDFSYW
- a CDS encoding HAD-IIIA family hydrolase, translated to MDSTPRSDSDRSVLKPAVFLDRDGTLMDEVNFCRDPADVRAIPGAAKRLARLREFGWAIVVITNQSGIGRGIISLEQYEAVHAELLRQLNNQVDAAYFAPDVPPNITPRRKPGIGMVEEAVRDLGLDLTRAYFIGDKKIDVECGHNAGMPSFLVRTGYGREIVDSGADHEVDSVVDALDWIIAAAEAQG
- the kdsB gene encoding 3-deoxy-manno-octulosonate cytidylyltransferase — encoded protein: MSAVAIIPARWGSTRFPGKPLALLAGKPLVQHVWERCLRAKKLRRVIVATDDLRIAEAAFEFGAEVALTSPEHPTGSDRLAEVAASLRGVSRIINVQGDEPLIEPKLIDRLVTELKENPDAGMVTAATPFLDASAATDPNCVKVVADRLGNALYFSRSLIPFDRDGSGAVVPLHHLGIYGYRRNFLLEYVKWKPTPLEQSEKLEQLRALEMGARIRLVETKHRSIGVDTPEDLAAAEQELGAC
- a CDS encoding L,D-transpeptidase family protein, which gives rise to MSPRSFLFAVAFLPLALHAQSPRDARPVAQLAQQNPDDPERKEMVKVQIVLDRAYFRPGKIDGLGGEFTQKAADRYNQAYRMEPGTRLDLSSVAEPYREYTVTEADLSWVGKMASTPQEQEKLKRMSYGDSWEAIAEKFHTDLDFLQELNPSLKEPPVVGTVLRVPDVEPFDMQAVADLEKHRNAEAKARKQAKTDGASADASPTPAPAYEPKRRLVLLREPRLIELYEDDKLVGCFPCTPGSPEQPVPDGNYKITSNTLLPYFRWDKSVLETGKRSDTAYNLPPGPNNPVGIVWLAINIPSRGIHGTPSPDQIGRNQSHGCIRTANWDAWILAQRIKGGTPVEVRSK